In Oryza brachyantha chromosome 1, ObraRS2, whole genome shotgun sequence, the following are encoded in one genomic region:
- the LOC102709044 gene encoding zinc finger CCCH domain-containing protein 1-like, translating to MAGWGGMERERERERERERESNRRREPEDVIVLSPGPSVRRRPPPAPVAKAAAVEVEMEYQPPEKLFYKTRLCETFVSSGRCMYEGGCTFAHGSDELRPSLTACAGGWRRTASSGAPLPPPPPPPPPPPPPAVAAQAVHDLARGSVSGGGGHRSITKVCFEFRDKGTCHFGETCAFPHVSAAEIRQGSRLSMSSSASELPARRSMAVTVPRTFDSVPPVAPPSRVGGNNNSIGYGGASSMPAAGSDDHQQPDQEGRKLTRLEILSRKKMTGIYGDWLDGFVHP from the exons ATGGCGGGGTGGGGTGGaatggagagggagagggagcgggagcgggagcgggagagggagagcaaCCGCCGCCGGGAGCCGGAGGACGTGATCGTGCTGTCACCGGGGCCGTCGGTCAGGAGGAggccgccaccggcgccggtggcgaaggcggcggcggtggaggtggagatggAGTACCAGCCGCCGGAGAAGCTGTTCTACAAGACGAGGCTGTGCGAGACGTTCGTGTCGAGTGGGCGGTGCATGTACGAGGGGGGATGCACGTTCGCGCACGGCTCCGACGAGCTCCGCCCGTCGCTCACCGCGTGCGCCGGCgggtggaggaggacggcgtcgTCGGGAGCTcccttgccgccgccaccaccacccccacccccgcccccgccgccggcggtggcggcgcaggcCGTGCACGACCTCGCCAGGGGAtccgtctccggcggcggcgggcaccgCTCCATCACCAAGGTGTGCTTCGAGTTCAGGGACAAGGGCACCTGCCATTTCGGGGAGACGTGCGCCTTCCCCCACGTCTCCGCTGCAG AGATCCGGCAGGGGTCAAGGCTGTCgatgtcgtcgtcggcgtcggagcTGCCGGCGCGGAGGAGCATGGCGGTGACCGTGCCCAGGACGTTCGACTCGGTGCCCCCGGTGGCGCCGCCCTCCCGTGTCGGCGGCAACAACAACAGCATCGGCTACGGCGGCGCGTCGTCCATGCCCGCGGCCGGCAGCGACGACCACCAGCAGCCAGATCAGGAGGGCCGGAAGCTCACCCGCCTGGAGATCCTCAGCCGCAAGAAGATGACTGGCATCTACGGCGACTGGCTGGACGGATTTGTTCATCCATGA
- the LOC102709328 gene encoding protein kinase PINOID 2 isoform X2, which yields MAAIKEESDYDSSRSSLTAPDSRRSWISDIGSSSSVSVRSLGGAGGDTPASSCRYKPHKANQAEWEAIRRLRAGAGGRGVGLEHFRLVRRLGSGDLGNVYLCRLREPWSTGCLYAMKVVDKDALAFRKKLRRAEVERDILRTLDHPFLPTLYADFEASHYACLVMEFCPGGDLHVARQRQPGRRFSISSTRFYVAETVLALEYLHMMGVVYRDLKPENVLVRGDGHIMLSDFDLSLKCDVVPRLLRPAKGAGGGKAAPPPPSSCVPPTIQPVLSCIFRGVHKCHHAKECAGGAAAAAANDGGDSEEEESEAAEPEVVVVEPVAARSKSFVGTHEYLAPEVISGQGHGSAVDWWTLGVFMYEMLYGRTPFKGESNEKTLINIIKQPVTFPRLAAGAAAGATAASGREWEELRAAQDLMTQLLAKNPKKRLGSTMGSAEVKRHPFFKGVNWALVRSIRPPEVPPKPKPAPAPVPKKVVMMSKKERQEPYSYRPDDHFEYF from the exons ATGGCTGCCATCAAGGAAGAATCCGACTACGACAGTAGCCGGTCGTCGCTGACGGCGCCGGACTCCCGCCGGAGCTGGATCAGTGACATTGGCAGCTCCAGCTCGGTGTCGGTGCGCTCcttgggcggcgccggcggcgacacaCCGGCTTCGTCGTGCCGGTACAAGCCGCACAAGGCGAACCAGGCCGAGTGGGAGGCCATCCGGCGCCTCCGtgctggcgccggcggccgcggcgtcggGCTGGAGCACTTCCGGCTCGTCCGCCGCCTGGGCAGCGGCGACCTCGGCAACGTCTACCTGTGCCGGCTGCGCGAGCCGTGGTCGACGGGCTGCCTCTACGCCATGAAGGTGGTGGACAAGGACGCGCTGGCGTTCAGGAAGAAGCTCCGGCGCGCGGAGGTGGAGCGCGACATCCTCCGCACGCTCGACCACCCCTTCTTGCCGACATTGTACGCCGACTTCGAGGCGTCGCACTACGCCTGCCTCGTCATGGAGTTCTGCCCCGGCGGCGACCTGCACGTCGCCCGGCAGCGGCAGCCCGGCCGGCGAttctccatctcctccaccAG ATTCTACGTGGCGGAGACGGTGCTGGCGTTGGAGTACCTGCACATGATGGGGGTGGTGTACAGGGACCTCAAGCCGGAGAACGTCCTGGtgcgcggcgacggccacaTCATGCTCTCCGATTTCGACCTCTCCCTCAAGTGCGACGTCGTGCCGAGGCTGCTCCGCCCGGCcaagggcgccggcggcggcaaggcggcgccgccgccaccgtcgtcgtgcgTGCCGCCGACGATCCAGCCGGTGCTGTCGTGCATCTTCCGCGGCGTGCACAAGTGCCACCATGCCAAGGAGTGCGCCggtggcgccgcggcggcggcggccaacgacggcggtgactcggaggaggaggagagcgaggCAGCGGAGcccgaggtggtggtggtggagccggtggcggcgcggtcCAAGTCGTTCGTCGGCACGCACGAGTACCTGGCGCCGGAGGTGATCTCCGGCCAGGGCCACGGCAGCGCGGTGGACTGGTGGACGCTGGGCGTGTTCATGTACGAAATGCTGTACGGCCGGACGCCGTTCAAGGGCGAGAGCAACGAGAAGACCCTCATCAACATCATCAAGCAGCCGGTGACCTTCCCacgtctcgccgccggcgccgccgccggcgccacggcggcgagcggcagaGAGTGGGAAGAGCTGAGGGCGGCGCAGGACCTGATGACCCAGCTCCTGGCAAAGAACCCCAAGAAGCGGCTGGGGAGCACCATGGGCTCCGCCGAGGTGAAGAGGCATCCCTTCTTCAAGGGCGTCAACTGGGCGCTCGTCAGGTCCATCCGGCCACCGGAGGTgccgccgaagccgaagccggcaccggcgccggtgccgaAGAAGGTGGTGATGATGAGCAAGAAGGAGCGGCAGGAGCCGTACAGCTACCGACCCGACGATCACTTCGAGTACTTCTGA
- the LOC102709328 gene encoding protein kinase PINOID 2 isoform X1, giving the protein MPFAIHAQEILCSRFEMAAIKEESDYDSSRSSLTAPDSRRSWISDIGSSSSVSVRSLGGAGGDTPASSCRYKPHKANQAEWEAIRRLRAGAGGRGVGLEHFRLVRRLGSGDLGNVYLCRLREPWSTGCLYAMKVVDKDALAFRKKLRRAEVERDILRTLDHPFLPTLYADFEASHYACLVMEFCPGGDLHVARQRQPGRRFSISSTRFYVAETVLALEYLHMMGVVYRDLKPENVLVRGDGHIMLSDFDLSLKCDVVPRLLRPAKGAGGGKAAPPPPSSCVPPTIQPVLSCIFRGVHKCHHAKECAGGAAAAAANDGGDSEEEESEAAEPEVVVVEPVAARSKSFVGTHEYLAPEVISGQGHGSAVDWWTLGVFMYEMLYGRTPFKGESNEKTLINIIKQPVTFPRLAAGAAAGATAASGREWEELRAAQDLMTQLLAKNPKKRLGSTMGSAEVKRHPFFKGVNWALVRSIRPPEVPPKPKPAPAPVPKKVVMMSKKERQEPYSYRPDDHFEYF; this is encoded by the exons ATGCCATTTGCCATCCATGCTCAAG AAATTCTCTGCAGCCGGTTTGAGATGGCTGCCATCAAGGAAGAATCCGACTACGACAGTAGCCGGTCGTCGCTGACGGCGCCGGACTCCCGCCGGAGCTGGATCAGTGACATTGGCAGCTCCAGCTCGGTGTCGGTGCGCTCcttgggcggcgccggcggcgacacaCCGGCTTCGTCGTGCCGGTACAAGCCGCACAAGGCGAACCAGGCCGAGTGGGAGGCCATCCGGCGCCTCCGtgctggcgccggcggccgcggcgtcggGCTGGAGCACTTCCGGCTCGTCCGCCGCCTGGGCAGCGGCGACCTCGGCAACGTCTACCTGTGCCGGCTGCGCGAGCCGTGGTCGACGGGCTGCCTCTACGCCATGAAGGTGGTGGACAAGGACGCGCTGGCGTTCAGGAAGAAGCTCCGGCGCGCGGAGGTGGAGCGCGACATCCTCCGCACGCTCGACCACCCCTTCTTGCCGACATTGTACGCCGACTTCGAGGCGTCGCACTACGCCTGCCTCGTCATGGAGTTCTGCCCCGGCGGCGACCTGCACGTCGCCCGGCAGCGGCAGCCCGGCCGGCGAttctccatctcctccaccAG ATTCTACGTGGCGGAGACGGTGCTGGCGTTGGAGTACCTGCACATGATGGGGGTGGTGTACAGGGACCTCAAGCCGGAGAACGTCCTGGtgcgcggcgacggccacaTCATGCTCTCCGATTTCGACCTCTCCCTCAAGTGCGACGTCGTGCCGAGGCTGCTCCGCCCGGCcaagggcgccggcggcggcaaggcggcgccgccgccaccgtcgtcgtgcgTGCCGCCGACGATCCAGCCGGTGCTGTCGTGCATCTTCCGCGGCGTGCACAAGTGCCACCATGCCAAGGAGTGCGCCggtggcgccgcggcggcggcggccaacgacggcggtgactcggaggaggaggagagcgaggCAGCGGAGcccgaggtggtggtggtggagccggtggcggcgcggtcCAAGTCGTTCGTCGGCACGCACGAGTACCTGGCGCCGGAGGTGATCTCCGGCCAGGGCCACGGCAGCGCGGTGGACTGGTGGACGCTGGGCGTGTTCATGTACGAAATGCTGTACGGCCGGACGCCGTTCAAGGGCGAGAGCAACGAGAAGACCCTCATCAACATCATCAAGCAGCCGGTGACCTTCCCacgtctcgccgccggcgccgccgccggcgccacggcggcgagcggcagaGAGTGGGAAGAGCTGAGGGCGGCGCAGGACCTGATGACCCAGCTCCTGGCAAAGAACCCCAAGAAGCGGCTGGGGAGCACCATGGGCTCCGCCGAGGTGAAGAGGCATCCCTTCTTCAAGGGCGTCAACTGGGCGCTCGTCAGGTCCATCCGGCCACCGGAGGTgccgccgaagccgaagccggcaccggcgccggtgccgaAGAAGGTGGTGATGATGAGCAAGAAGGAGCGGCAGGAGCCGTACAGCTACCGACCCGACGATCACTTCGAGTACTTCTGA